One Brassica napus cultivar Da-Ae chromosome C2, Da-Ae, whole genome shotgun sequence DNA window includes the following coding sequences:
- the LOC106451725 gene encoding 3-ketoacyl-CoA synthase 20-like: MTQNQDHQPHRPVPVHVTNSDQNPNNLPNFLLSVRLKYVKLGYHYLISNALYILLLPLLAATLANLSSFSLNDLTLLYNHLRFHFLSATIATALLISLSTAYFTTRPRRVFLLDFSCYKPDPSLICTRETFMDRSQRVGIFTEDNLAFQQKILERSGLGQKTYFPEALLRVPPNPCMEEARKEAETVMFGAIEAVLEKTGIKPKDIGILVVNCSLFNPTPSLSAMIVNKYKLRGNILSYNLGGMGCSAGLISIDLAKQLLQVQPNSYALVVSTENITQNWYLGNDRSMLLSNCIFRMGGAAVLLSNRSSDRSRSKYQLIHTVRTHKGADDNAFGCVYQREDNNAEETGKVGVSLSKNLMAIAGEALKTNITTLGPLVLPMSEQLLFFATLVTRKVFKVKKIKPYIPDFKLAFEHFCIHAGGRAVLDEIEKNLDLSEWHMEPSRMTLNRFGNTSSSSLWYELAYSEAKGRIKRGDRTWQIAFGSGFKCNSAVWKALRTVDPVENSNPWSDEIHEFPVAVPRITPVTSS, encoded by the exons ATGACCCAGAATCAAGACCACCAACCTCACCGTCCTGTCCCCGTCCACGTTACAAACTCCGACCAAAACCCAAACAACCTCCCCAACTTCCTCTTGTCCGTTCGTCTCAAATACGTCAAACTTGGTTACCATTACCTAATCTCCAACGCGCTTTACATCCTCCTCCTCCCTCTCCTCGCCGCCACACTCGCAAAcctctcttctttctccctcAACGACCTTACTCTTCTCTACAATCACCTCCGTTTCCATTTCCTCTCCGCCACTATCGCCACCGCGCTCTTGATCTCTCTCTCCACCGCTTACTTCACCACCCGTCCTCGCCGTGTCTTCCTCCTCGACTTCTCATGTTACAAACCAGACCCTTCTTTGATCTGCACTCGAGAAACATTCATGGACCGTTCTCAACGAGTAGGTATCTTCACTGAAGATAATCTCGCATTTCAACAAAAGATCCTCGAGAGGTCCGGTCTTGGTCAGAAGACTTACTTCCCTGAAGCTCTTCTTCGCGTTCCTCCGAACCCTTGTATGGAGGAAGCGAGGAAAGAAGCAGAGACGGTTATGTTCGGAGCTATTGAGGCAGTTCTTGAGAAAACCGGTATTAAACCGAAAGATATTGGTATTCTTGTGGTTAACTGTAGCTTGTTTAATCCAACTCCGTCACTTTCTGCGATGATTGTGAATAAGTATAAGCTTAGAGGGAATATTCTGAGCTATAATCTCGGTGGAATGGGTTGTAGTGCTGGCCTTATCTCCATTGATCTCGCTAAACAGCTTCTCCAG GTCCAGCCAAACTCATACGCACTAGTGGTGAGCACAGAGAACATAACTCAAAACTGGTACTTAGGCAATGACCGATCAATGCTTCTCTCTAACTGCATCTTCCGTATGGGTGGAGCCGCCGTACTTCTCTCGAACCGCTCTTCCGATCGCAGCCGTTCAAAATATCAGCTCATCCACACTGTCCGTACCCACAAAGGAGCTGATGACAACGCATTTGGGTGCGTTTACCAACGAGAAGACAACAACGCAGAAGAAACCGGCAAAGTCGGAGTCTCTCTATCCAAAAACCTAATGGCAATAGCTGGAGAAGCTCTCAAAACAAACATCACAACTCTCGGACCACTCGTCCTGCCAATGTCCGAACAACTTCTCTTTTTCGCAACCCTCGTGACACGCAAAGTATTCAAAGTCAAGAAGATCAAACCTTACATTCCTGATTTCAAGCTAGCGTTCGAGCATTTCTGCATTCATGCTGGAGGTAGAGCCGTTCTTGATGAGATAGAAAAGAATCTTGATTTGTCCGAATGGCATATGGAGCCATCGAGGATGACGTTGAACCGGTTTGGTAATACCTCAAGTAGCTCGCTTTGGTATGAGCTTGCGTATAGTGAAGCTAAAGGAAGGATCAAGAGAGGAGACAGGACTTGGCAAATTGCTTTTGGATCGGGTTTCAAGTGTAATAGTGCGGTTTGGAAAGCTTTGAGAACGGTTGATCCGGTTGAAAATTCTAATCCATGGAGTGATGAGATTCATGAGTTTCCTGTTGCAGTTCCTAGGATCACTCCCGTTACGTCGtcctag